The genomic window aaagaataaaaaatcaagTAAAAGTTCATTATATAAGGAGCAATTCAATAAAGGATATATCAAGCAGAGAATGTTGAAATATCGAGGCAAATACTTAACTCTTTttgaaagaaaattattcaaaCATCTTGATTATATAgattttattagaaaaaatccGTCAATTACTAATAAGTCGTGCAAAAAGGTTTTACTTAAGGAGTACGGATTACTAATgtatttaccttttttattattttcttgtGGATTAATATTACCAATAATGGTATATTTTAAAGTGAACGGGAATATAACTGAcgtttacataaaaatatattgcgTGTTCATCCTAATATTATTCGCCATTTTTGAATTAGGAATTGTTTACAtgtttgtaaaaattaaaaagcaTAGGAGAATTATGAAGAGAAGAGGGTAAAATGagtaatatgtaataatatattttttgtagagtacaattttatatgaatttataaccgtaatatatatgtagttatatacataataagcatattttctaattttcaTAGTTGAACTTACATATATAGGCACCTTTTATGcaagatattaaaaaaatttgttcaaAGTTTTCAGGtgaatttgtatatttttgtgcttttcaaattataatttaatgtattGTTCCATCTTAATTAAATGTTATggtttaatatttatatttgcgTAATTAAATAGatttttataagaaatatatgtttatgtgttaaaattaatatataatagtacaatttacatatatttatttaaagatttaatttatatttaaaataaaaaaaaaatgtttcagttttttatattgctCTACTAcgaaataattatttgttgaattaatttatattagatCATTATTTgttagaaattaaaaataattgcgTCTTGTTTTGTATATGATAAAGTGAagtaaaagtatttttttgcacatatatatatatatatatatttatatttatatatttatttacttaaaagaaaattaatatattttatacaaaataaattttaagaaaaattagttataaatatatttattgtaatattCTCCTTAGAGAATATACAGTTTATTTATCAGCCTGTAAAAAggaatacataattatataatataataatatatttgttatatttgagttatttataattgtttaATATTATCGGAATTCTATGTATTCAcaataaaatgaagaattaaaaccaattattatgttattattgttacgtactatagttttaattatatattatgtaaactgaatgaatatatattatattaacaatatatcAATAAACATACtttatatagtttttatGATATATCTCAATGAAAAACTAGATTATTGAATTAGATGAAATCATACATTAACagtttttatgtataaattgtaatttttc from Plasmodium malariae genome assembly, chromosome: 13 includes these protein-coding regions:
- the PmUG01_13068200 gene encoding Plasmodium exported protein, unknown function produces the protein MEQKIKSLFFIKTNTFIILTWIFYLYNDMSTFSKLVGEYKIERIIDIKSYRLLEECSQYKDSRNKDLKGMIHKNDENEKEVITNSNLCDKIKNKKSSKSSLYKEQFNKGYIKQRMLKYRGKYLTLFERKLFKHLDYIDFIRKNPSITNKSCKKVLLKEYGLLMYLPFLLFSCGLILPIMVYFKVNGNITDVYIKIYCVFILILFAIFELGIVYMFVKIKKHRRIMKRRG